The following nucleotide sequence is from Paenibacillus andongensis.
TTGACCGTCACCATTTTATGATTCGCCGGCCAAATCGTCGTCTTATCAAGCTGGACGGAAAGCGCTGGCACCATCTTGTCAACCTTAAACTCTACGGTTTTGAGATGTTCGACATTGCCTGCTTGATCCTTACTGCGGTAAGCAATCTTGTAAGTTCCTTCACCGAAGGCAGGTATGGATCCGTTGTAAACAATCCACGAACCCTCATTCACCTGGTATTCCGTTGTTACGGCGCCTCCGTACACATTGGCGTATACGGACAAGCTTACAGTAACATCTATCGTGTACCAGCTGTTCTTACCGTTTGGCGCAGCCGGATTTAACGTTGCGGTGGTGACAGGGGCAATCTTATAGATGTTGTTTACGGTCATGCTGGTTACGTTCGAGACGTTGCCTACGGCATCCGTTCCCCTTGCATACACGGTATCATTGCTTTCAACAACGACCGGAGCGGTGTACGCTGTCCATGCCCCGCTTTCGCCTACTTTGTATTCCTTCGCCGCAGCGTCGTCCGGATAGCTGATCGTCACGGTGACGCCTTGGTTGGTTGGTGTAGTGGTATCAACAGCCAAAGTTGCATCGGCAGGCGCAATATGGTCGATATTGCTGACCGTGTAGCTCGTCACATTCGACACGTTGCCCGCTGCATCCGTTCCCCGCGCATACACCGTGCCGTTTTCGGAAACAACCACAGGAGCGCCGTATGCTGTCCATGTACCGTCATCTCCTACTTTGTACTCCTTAACTGCAGCGTCAACCGGATAGCTGATCGTTACTTTGACATCGCTGTTGGTTGGCGTTGTAATACCTGCCGACAACGCTGCGTCCGCCGGCGGCGTCTTGTCGAATTCTAACGCATTAAGCGCACTCAGCAGTTGTGCAGCCGCAGCATCGATGGCAGCTTGATCGGCATTCGATGCCAATGCATTTGCGTTCTCGACGGCTGCCGCAACCGCTTGCCAGCTCGATTCGGTATAAAGCTTGGCGTCAAGCGCTGCAGCTTTATCCAGCAAGTACACCAGTAAGGATTTTTCCCCATTTGGCGCCGTATTGTTTGCTAACTGAAGGATCTCGTCGGCGCTTAATACATGATCATAAATACGGAATTCGTCCAGCATGCCGTTGAACAGCGGATCGGAACCGAACTGGCTCTTCCCGAGATAATTGAGTGCCGGTTTGAAGTCGCTCGGCTTGATCGAGACGTTAGTGGATGCCTTTTCCACGCCGTTCACATACAGCTTCTCCTTGCCGCTGCCAAGTGTCACCGCCACATGAACCCACGTATTCGTTGGGAGCAGCGAAGTTTGCACGATTTGCTCGCCGCCGCCGTTCTTGATGGCAAACCGCATAAAATTACCCGTTTTCGGTGTCAGGAACATGTATTGGCTTGTGCTGTTACCGAAGTCGAAGATTCGCTGCCAATCTTTGCCGCCCTTCCAGTACACCCATGTCGACACGGTCATCTCATTGTCACTGGACAAAGGATGCGTAGCGGGCAGCGTGACATAGCTATTGGTGCCGTTCAATTCGATCGCTTTCCCGACTTCCCCATCCTTGAACGCAGGGGTACCGGAAATTTTCCCATTGGCAGACCCGAATGCATTATCCGCGTTTCCTTCAAATGAATAAAGGGACATCGGGTTGCGGGCAAGCAAGCTCTTCGCATCGTACAGCTCCTTGGCGATTTTCAAATCCGAATAACCTGGAGCATTCATTTCCGCTTTGATGCGCTCAACTTCTTTGCTGAACAAATAATAGCTCAGTCTTGAATAATCTCCCGCCGGAAGCTTTGCCGCATTATCGAGTGCAATCTGAAGCGGGTCAATGACCGTTACCGACGTACCGTCCGTGGTACCGGTTACGACAGGCCCATTATCGTACAGGATCGTAAATGGAATTTTGCCCGTTTGATAAGCGGTTCCAACCGTATACCGGGCTTTCCAATGAAGCTGGTCGTCGGATGCGGTCTCCATCAATTTATCGCCGAAGTAAACCTTGACATTCTCAAGAGCTTTACCGGCAGCAAAATCCAAGGTGACCGTATTCCCCGTCACGGCTAAGGAAGCATTCTCCGGATTATCCGACTTTAGCGAAACGGTGTCCAGAAGGACCGGGCTTCCCGTATGGATGACGGTACCATAGAACTGGCTTCGGCAACATTGCCGAACCATTGGGCCCCATTGTAAATCCGGATATAACGATAGGCTTTCGGATTCTGGACCGTTAACGTTTGCCAATTCACCGTATTGACAGCTGGGGCGGACAACGTCACCCACGGCTCATAATCCACGTGGTTGGTTCCCTGGATGATAACACCTGCCGTCCGGGCTGGAGCGCCTTGATTTCCAATGAGTTTTACTTGGGTTAATTGCACTTTATCCTGATCGCCGAGGTCAAATGCCACCCAAGAGCCCCAGCCTCCGTTACTGGAGCGAAAATCAGAGATGGTAGTTGCATTCCCATCAAACATATTGGCGACTTGCTGAATGGTCGCATCCATGCTTCGACCCGGTGTAGAATCAATCAAAGAAAGATTCTTGAATACATCGTTGATGAGCCCATCTTCATTCACGATCGTCACCAAGGTGCCGTCGGTCGTAACCTTGACCGATTTCCCGAAATTCGCACCTTGATTGTAGTCGATGCGGAACTGGACTTTGCCGAGCGTATAAATTTCTCCAAGCTTCTGCGTCACGGTAAAATGACGCGCATCTGTGGAAACGGCATCCAGCTTCGTACTGCCGAAATAAACGGCAACATTATCGATCGGTTCGCTGGCCGTAAACGATAAGGTCACGGTATCTCCCCGCGTTGCGATGGAAGGATTGCCCGGATGATCGGACCCGATGGATACTGATTGCAGCAGATTGACAAACGGGATATCGGCATTATCAAAGCTGAAGTAATCGACTTCCACATTGCCATTGGCCGTTCCACCGGTTGCTTGCAGTCTGAGATAAATCATGCCTTCTCGCGCAGCATAACCCGATTTCCCCAAATCGTACGGGATCGTGACGAACTCGCCGTTCGTATTCGGAACAGCAAATTCAGCTACGGTATTGGCAGTCGCATCTCCATTGCCAAGATCGATGGCTTTCATGACAACAGGCTCGTTGCTCTTCACCCGCAAAACCATATAGCGCCGGTCATCACCTTTAGCCCCCATATCGACTTGACGATATGTGACTGCGGAGTTGTCTCCTTGTAATACGACATGATCCCCGATTTTTTGGGCATTGCCGTACAGATCGGAAAGATAGCTTCCGCCCTGCCTCTTTGTCGTCGGAACCGATCCCGAAGAGGATGGCGTTACGTATTTAAAACTGTTAACGGTCAGAGAGCCGGTCCCTCTGTAGACCAAATAAAAATCGTTGTTGCCTCCGTTATTGCCATAAATAATCTCATCATTCTGATGGTTGAAAGCGGCGGTCACCGTGCTGCCTGCCGTATCCGCAATCGGATAGCTCTTGACGAGCTGGCCCTGCGGGCCTCCAAGCCGCATTTCAAGCATGCCGCTTCCAGCGGCTATGTGATTCAACTGCAGCTGTACGGTGCCGCTGTCAAAATTCATGTTGCGATACCCGATATAACCGCCGTCTGTCAGGGTAACGTTATTCGACGCCTCGTTTTTCACATAACCTGTTCCGCTCGCAATAGGAGCTTCAAACGCCTTGTTATCGGTTTTGGCAAAACCGCCGGAAAATTGAAACCAGCGCGCTTCGGCGGAAAAATTATATGCATTGTTGGAGCCCGTAGTTTTGAAATACAGATTCTTCTTGCCTTTCAGTGTATCGCCGATGTTATTGAATTTCTGAACATAGGTGTTCGGTATCGTCCACCAGCCTGTATGGGGGACCTTAAAGATGGCTGTCGGCGTCGTTAAGGCCATGGAAGCGTCGTCCAACTTCACGTCGGGCTCGGTAACGTACATGGAAATGATCGACCCGGCCGTCGAGTTTTGGGCATAGGTGAACGCGAGCGTATCTGCGGGAACCGAACCGAAATCGAAGTTTTCGTAGCCGAACCAGTTGCCGTTCATCGTCCCTTCGGCTTTGTATTGGACGGCACCGTTTTCGTCCAGATAACTGGCGATTCCAGGTTTTACAAAGCCGTTCTTATAAAAAATTTGGTTGTTGAAAGAAAAAGGTATAGCCGGGTGCCGGTTATACAGACCATTTAAATTTGCCACTTCCTGCCAAGGCTGCGGCGGACCCTTCGGCTCCGTGTCCAAGGCCCCGTTCGCAGGGGTAAAGAGAAGCGTGCCAGACCCCGGTGTATCGATGGCCGGGACTTCAGGATGCTCCATCAAGATCTCGGGATATTTGAACAATTCGTCATATTTACCGCCGGAATATCCTTTCTCATATTTATAATAATTGTAGATGGAAGCGGCTTCTGTTATGGATCCACCTCTCGGACTGATGCCGGTCCACCCGGTCTTTTGTCCCACGCCGTTGATATGAGGGAAATATTCCACATCGTACCCTGCATTGTATTTCGTATAATAAGAGAGGGCCTTTAGCAGCTTTTGATCCTGGAATTCGAAGGGGTCTACTCCGCCCTCGGCAACCGGAACCCCGGTAACAGGATCAAGCTTCGTCCCCTGGACATGAATGGTTCGGGCCGTTACGCCGTATGTCGCCACGTCAAGGTTCGAGTGACCCTGATCGCGTCCCATCTCGACGACCTCTCCATTATCCATTATCGCCGCGGCGAGCGAGAAATTGATACTTTCTGCCCCGCTTGCATTATCTTGGTCTACGGCTTTTTTATTGACGGCAAACCGCTCCACCGCTTCATTATAACCGTTAATATCGTCCAGGAAGATGGAAATGGACATATACCCCATGTTCCCTATGGCCGCTTGATTATAAAATCCGAACCACTTGTTCGTTTCCTGCCAGATGAGTCTTAAGAAATTATCGAAGGGCTTCTTTTTTTCATAATCGATATTGCCTTGGGCGTCCCGGCACCATCCGGAGCTTGGCGTATAGAGAAGAATTTCTGCCGCGGCAGCCATCTTCTGACCTGATGTACCGGAAGCGAGAACGCTGGATGCTCCCCACACCTTTGAGATCGTATCCCAATTGGCCGGCTCCGTCGTATCGAAAAATTGCTTGAGACCAACGGCCCAGGCGTCCATTACCTTTTTGGCATTATCCAGGTAAACCTGGTCACCCGTGATGTACCACATGAGCGCTTGTTGATAGGCTGTCGTGGCATCCTCGCGCAATTCCTTGTCCCCGTTGCTGTCGGAGACTTGGGGAAAAGTGAATTGCTTTTGCGTTCCTCCGTTCCCATAGACCGCTATATTTTTCGAAGATTCGGCACTCTTTCTGAATACATCGAATGCAGACGCCCAAGGCTCTTTCCCGAGCCAAATCATATCCCTCATGGTGTTCAGATCCGCTCGTGACTGCAGAATACCCGGGTGGACAAGTCCCGTCGGACCTGTGACCACATAGTTGTCATAGCTTCGGTCATAGTTCGGATTGATGACTGCGCTATTTTGCGGCGTCGGCACATTGGAAACATAAGGCGTATAGGGTGGAACGGCCGAAGATTCGGCAGCCTGTACGGTTGTATTGCCAACCGGTATGGCGCTACCTAAAATTAGCAGAGATAGTACGATGGAAAGAGAGCGCTTGCAAGTTGTCAGAAACCCTTTCATTTCTAATCCTCCTTTCAAGATTGAGCCCATTGCGGGCAAAACGACAAACCTGTTTGAATTTCGTTTACATTTCTGTTCTCCTCCCTATTTTAGTCGTAAATCTATACTAAACCGCCGAAGCGAGTTCAGCCTATCTGCGGGATCAGCCCTTCACTGCGCCGATGATGGTTTGCGCCAATGTGGACAACCCTGTAACGTCGTCATAAGAATGCCCCACATCACGCCCCGTTTGGATTTCCTGTACGTGATTCATTTTGCGTCATCCACCGCATCATCTTGCAAATAATCAGTAACAAAGAACATTTTATCGGAGGAAGGCGCAAATGCCTTCCTCCCATAGAATGGTTCTAATTACTGAATGCCGGATTGATCATGAGGCACCGTTACGGTTGCCGTTACTACCGTTTTGTTGCCCGCTTTATCGGTAGCCGTGTACGTGATGGTGTAGATGCTTCCTTTTTCCGCACGCACGCTGAAGGTAGTGGCGGCTGTGCCGAAATTGGCCTGAATGTCGCAGCCTCTGCCGCTATCCGGCAGATTGCTCGTGATGGAGGTCAACACCACCGATTCGACCCCTGAACCGTCGTCGCTCGAAAGCAGAGTGGCATTGATCGGCACCATCTTATGATTCGGCGGCCAAATCATCGTCTTATCCAACTGGACAGATAATACCGGGGCTGTTTTGTCCACTTTGAACTCAATCGTTTTGAGTTGTTCCACGTTTCCGGCTTGATCCGTACTGCGGTAACCCAGCTTATAAACTCCATCGCCAAATGCAGGAATGGAACCGGTGTAGACGATCCAAGCACCGTCATTCACTTGATATTCCGTTTTCACCGTACCTCCATATACACTGGCGTATACGGATAAGCTAACCGTAACATCCGTTTTGTACCAGCTGTTCTTGCCGTTAGGTGTAGCAGGACTTAACGTTGCGGTGGTGACAGGAGCAATCTTCCAAATGTTGCTGACAACGGCGCTAGTTACATTCGATACATTGCCTACAGCGTCCGTTCCTCTTGCATATACAGTATCATTGTTTTGGACAACAACCGGAGCCGTATAAGCTGTCCACATGCCGCTATCGCCAACTTTGTACTCCTTCACCGCCGTATCTTCCGGATAGTAAACCGCTACCGTAACACTTTGGTTGGTCGGAGCCTTGGTATCTACCGCCAAGGTTGCGTCGGTTGGCGGGATTCGGTCGATATTGCCGACCGCATAATGGGTGACGTTCGAGACGTTACCCGCAGCATCTTTACTTCTTGCATACACCGTGCTGTTTTCGGAGATCACCACAGGTGCTCCGTACGCGATCCAAACGCCGGTTTCGCCTACCTTGTACTCCTTCACCGCCGCATCGCTCGGATAAGTGACCGTTACGGTCACATCCTGGTTCGTCGGCGTTGTAATGTCAGCGGACAATACGGCGTCCGCAGGCGGCAGCCTGTCGATATTGCTGACGGTATAGTGGGTCACATCCGATACATTCCCCACAAAGTCCTTGCTCTGTGCATAAACGGTAGCATTGTCAGTTACGGAAACAGGAGAAGCATACGCTGTCCATGCTCCGCTATCCCCGACTTTGTATTCCTTGACCGTCACGTTGTTCGGATAGCTGATCGTCAAGGTAACATTGCCGTTGGTCGGATCTGTAACGTCCGCTGTGAAGACGGCATCCGAAGGTGCTGTTTTGTAAATGTTGCTGACCGTGTAGCTTGCTACGTCCGATACATTGCCTGCTGCATCCGCACTTCTTGCATACAGTGTGGTGT
It contains:
- a CDS encoding LamG domain-containing protein, yielding MVRQCCRSQFYGTVIHTGSPVLLDTVSLKSDNPENASLAVTGNTVTLDFAAGKALENVKVYFGDKLMETASDDQLHWKARYTVGTAYQTGKIPFTILYDNGPVVTGTTDGTSVTVIDPLQIALDNAAKLPAGDYSRLSYYLFSKEVERIKAEMNAPGYSDLKIAKELYDAKSLLARNPMSLYSFEGNADNAFGSANGKISGTPAFKDGEVGKAIELNGTNSYVTLPATHPLSSDNEMTVSTWVYWKGGKDWQRIFDFGNSTSQYMFLTPKTGNFMRFAIKNGGGEQIVQTSLLPTNTWVHVAVTLGSGKEKLYVNGVEKASTNVSIKPSDFKPALNYLGKSQFGSDPLFNGMLDEFRIYDHVLSADEILQLANNTAPNGEKSLLVYLLDKAAALDAKLYTESSWQAVAAAVENANALASNADQAAIDAAAAQLLSALNALEFDKTPPADAALSAGITTPTNSDVKVTISYPVDAAVKEYKVGDDGTWTAYGAPVVVSENGTVYARGTDAAGNVSNVTSYTVSNIDHIAPADATLAVDTTTPTNQGVTVTISYPDDAAAKEYKVGESGAWTAYTAPVVVESNDTVYARGTDAVGNVSNVTSMTVNNIYKIAPVTTATLNPAAPNGKNSWYTIDVTVSLSVYANVYGGAVTTEYQVNEGSWIVYNGSIPAFGEGTYKIAYRSKDQAGNVEHLKTVEFKVDKMVPALSVQLDKTTIWPANHKMVTVNSTLNSGDATSGVDSVVLTSITSNKPDSGQGDIQNADFGTADTSFNLRAEKDRIYTITYTATDKAGNKTVVTATVTVPHDQSGN
- a CDS encoding carbohydrate-binding protein: MKGFLTTCKRSLSIVLSLLILGSAIPVGNTTVQAAESSAVPPYTPYVSNVPTPQNSAVINPNYDRSYDNYVVTGPTGLVHPGILQSRADLNTMRDMIWLGKEPWASAFDVFRKSAESSKNIAVYGNGGTQKQFTFPQVSDSNGDKELREDATTAYQQALMWYITGDQVYLDNAKKVMDAWAVGLKQFFDTTEPANWDTISKVWGASSVLASGTSGQKMAAAAEILLYTPSSGWCRDAQGNIDYEKKKPFDNFLRLIWQETNKWFGFYNQAAIGNMGYMSISIFLDDINGYNEAVERFAVNKKAVDQDNASGAESINFSLAAAIMDNGEVVEMGRDQGHSNLDVATYGVTARTIHVQGTKLDPVTGVPVAEGGVDPFEFQDQKLLKALSYYTKYNAGYDVEYFPHINGVGQKTGWTGISPRGGSITEAASIYNYYKYEKGYSGGKYDELFKYPEILMEHPEVPAIDTPGSGTLLFTPANGALDTEPKGPPQPWQEVANLNGLYNRHPAIPFSFNNQIFYKNGFVKPGIASYLDENGAVQYKAEGTMNGNWFGYENFDFGSVPADTLAFTYAQNSTAGSIISMYVTEPDVKLDDASMALTTPTAIFKVPHTGWWTIPNTYVQKFNNIGDTLKGKKNLYFKTTGSNNAYNFSAEARWFQFSGGFAKTDNKAFEAPIASGTGYVKNEASNNVTLTDGGYIGYRNMNFDSGTVQLQLNHIAAGSGMLEMRLGGPQGQLVKSYPIADTAGSTVTAAFNHQNDEIIYGNNGGNNDFYLVYRGTGSLTVNSFKYVTPSSSGSVPTTKRQGGSYLSDLYGNAQKIGDHVVLQGDNSAVTYRQVDMGAKGDDRRYMVLRVKSNEPVVMKAIDLGNGDATANTVAEFAVPNTNGEFVTIPYDLGKSGYAAREGMIYLRLQATGGTANGNVEVDYFSFDNADIPFVNLLQSVSIGSDHPGNPSIATRGDTVTLSFTASEPIDNVAVYFGSTKLDAVSTDARHFTVTQKLGEIYTLGKVQFRIDYNQGANFGKSVKVTTDGTLVTIVNEDGLINDVFKNLSLIDSTPGRSMDATIQQVANMFDGNATTISDFRSSNGGWGSWVAFDLGDQDKVQLTQVKLIGNQGAPARTAGVIIQGTNHVDYEPWVTLSAPAVNTVNWQTLTVQNPKAYRYIRIYNGAQWFGNVAEASSMVPSSIREARSFWTPFR